One window of the Gemmatimonadaceae bacterium genome contains the following:
- a CDS encoding Ig-like domain-containing protein: protein MKNLRIMIVAAVAVGLWAVACRDNPATPQHVHTTALVALNQSAVTLKAGEHVSLTAQTKCSCGETTSSVVTWASNDASIATVSPTGDVVAVAFGTATITATADGKSAAATVTVQPSGTVVGALGGSVISADGGLILDVPAGALATPIDITITRVDDVLFGGDPQYLAGSGYQISPAGVTLQTAAQLRIRYDSTHLPTGVFQEQLRIRERDRLQNQWRDCDQQGLQAQHVVASTNRFGTFGIVVQLPAGKLVGALGGTVVSADGNAELVIPAGALDTLTDIVITKVADSAFVGDQTYVSGTAYKVEPAGQQLNKSATMNIKYDPANVPSGMDTTRLRIQQRDRIQDRWLDCDKTGIRLHTVGATVGSFGTFGVTGASSGGNGGGGSSASVASVTISPSNIALEVGDVIQLTATVLDSAGNTLSRTVTWSTDNSAVATVTETGLVTALASGWTLVSASAGGRQGAGSLSVTNKVATISITGSSSINVAGTSQLVATAYTATGIVVSVTFTWASSNTAVATVSSTGLVTGVAEGTANITAIAKGVTGTLPVTVATTGGGGGGGGGAETIGNNLSWPVVFAEGTGVTGLAVATDPGVRPTTAEAAALAELAAIPASSPSAAFWWTGNAADATTYYLQGTTNTWRPRIIDGTGQPKYDASAYWGDNLSGSASLKAGHPIRLEVALSATGVGTLQGYNMPYVVNASSPDEIQGTDGTLGDFVPLLYTVGPTLTIEQLSGPGGSVVATLSSGAMGSEVNVAGRLVYGGQFNPTVAGTYRLRFILAGGSNAAITAVGNATGTATVVSSTETAIEVHVVP, encoded by the coding sequence ATGAAGAACCTTCGCATCATGATCGTCGCGGCTGTCGCCGTCGGGTTGTGGGCGGTGGCGTGCCGCGACAATCCCGCGACGCCGCAGCACGTGCATACGACGGCGCTGGTGGCATTGAACCAGTCAGCGGTGACGCTGAAGGCCGGCGAGCACGTGAGTCTCACCGCGCAGACGAAGTGCAGTTGCGGGGAGACGACCTCATCCGTCGTGACGTGGGCGTCGAACGACGCGTCCATCGCGACGGTGAGTCCGACGGGCGACGTGGTCGCGGTGGCCTTCGGTACCGCGACGATCACGGCGACTGCCGATGGCAAGAGCGCGGCCGCGACGGTGACGGTGCAGCCTTCGGGCACCGTGGTCGGGGCCCTGGGCGGCAGCGTGATATCCGCGGATGGCGGGCTCATCCTGGATGTGCCGGCGGGCGCTCTCGCAACGCCGATCGACATCACGATCACACGGGTGGACGACGTTCTGTTCGGCGGGGACCCGCAGTATCTGGCGGGCTCGGGCTACCAGATCAGTCCGGCCGGGGTGACGCTGCAAACGGCGGCCCAGTTGCGCATTCGCTATGACTCGACGCATCTCCCCACCGGCGTGTTCCAGGAGCAGTTGCGCATTCGCGAGCGCGATCGGCTGCAGAACCAGTGGAGGGACTGCGATCAGCAGGGCCTCCAGGCGCAACATGTCGTGGCGTCGACCAACCGGTTCGGCACGTTCGGCATCGTGGTACAGTTGCCCGCCGGCAAGCTGGTGGGTGCGCTGGGCGGCACGGTCGTCTCGGCGGACGGTAACGCGGAGCTGGTGATCCCTGCGGGCGCGTTGGACACCTTGACGGATATCGTCATCACGAAGGTCGCCGATTCCGCATTCGTCGGCGATCAGACGTACGTGAGCGGCACCGCGTACAAGGTCGAGCCGGCGGGTCAGCAGCTGAACAAGTCGGCGACGATGAATATCAAGTACGACCCGGCCAACGTGCCGAGCGGAATGGATACGACGCGGTTGCGCATCCAGCAGCGCGATCGGATCCAGGATCGCTGGCTGGACTGCGACAAGACGGGGATCCGGCTGCATACGGTCGGCGCAACGGTTGGCAGCTTCGGTACGTTCGGTGTGACCGGTGCCTCCTCCGGCGGCAATGGCGGTGGCGGCTCGTCGGCGAGCGTGGCGAGCGTCACGATCAGCCCGTCGAACATCGCTCTCGAGGTGGGCGACGTGATCCAGTTGACCGCGACCGTCCTCGACAGCGCGGGCAACACGCTGTCGAGGACGGTGACCTGGTCGACGGACAACAGCGCCGTTGCCACGGTCACCGAGACGGGTCTGGTGACCGCCCTGGCCAGCGGATGGACGTTGGTGAGCGCGAGCGCCGGCGGCAGGCAGGGCGCTGGATCGTTGAGCGTGACGAATAAAGTGGCGACGATCAGCATCACCGGCAGCAGCAGCATCAACGTCGCCGGAACGTCCCAGCTCGTCGCGACGGCCTATACCGCCACGGGCATCGTCGTCTCGGTGACGTTCACGTGGGCGAGCAGCAACACCGCAGTGGCGACCGTCAGTTCCACCGGCCTCGTGACCGGCGTGGCGGAAGGGACCGCGAACATCACGGCCATCGCCAAGGGCGTGACCGGTACGCTTCCGGTGACGGTCGCCACCACCGGTGGTGGCGGCGGCGGCGGTGGCGGGGCGGAAACGATCGGGAACAACCTGTCGTGGCCGGTGGTCTTTGCCGAAGGCACGGGCGTGACGGGGTTGGCGGTTGCCACGGATCCGGGCGTGCGGCCGACGACGGCGGAAGCGGCGGCGCTGGCTGAACTCGCGGCCATCCCCGCGTCCAGCCCGTCGGCGGCATTCTGGTGGACCGGAAACGCCGCGGATGCGACGACCTATTATCTCCAGGGCACGACGAACACCTGGCGGCCGCGGATCATCGACGGCACGGGCCAGCCCAAGTACGATGCGTCGGCCTACTGGGGCGATAACCTCTCCGGCAGTGCCAGCCTGAAAGCGGGCCACCCGATCCGGCTCGAGGTTGCGCTCTCGGCCACGGGCGTGGGCACGCTGCAGGGCTACAATATGCCGTACGTGGTCAATGCCTCGTCGCCGGACGAGATCCAGGGCACCGATGGTACGTTGGGTGACTTCGTACCGCTCCTGTACACGGTTGGCCCCACACTGACGATCGAGCAACTCAGTGGGCCGGGGGGCAGCGTGGTCGCCACGCTGTCGAGTGGCGCCATGGGCTCCGAGGTGAACGTGGCCGGCCGTCTCGTGTACGGCGGACAGTTCAATCCGACCGTGGCCGGCACCTACCGGTTGCGCTTCATCCTCGCGGGCGGCAGCAATGCCGCGATCACGGCCGTCGGCAATGCCACCGGCACGGCAACGGTGGTGAGCTCGACGGAGACGGCGATCGAGGTCCACGTGGTGCCGTAG
- a CDS encoding M20/M25/M40 family metallo-hydrolase: MLKQTAAFALMIGTALAPAGAQQPPTQRSELAELASFLSIPNVASDKPDIARNAERLKAMFEQRGFRMTVVETPGSPVLLGELVPAGSKPARTLTFYFHYDGQPVTPSEWKDSGPFQPIYRDKPLENGGRVVSLPSRGPIDPDWRLYARSSADDKGPIVAFLSAVDQARAAGQPITSTIRVLMEGDEEAGSPSLATVVTEHAAQIRSDLVILVDGPQHPSGRPTFVFGARGIMSAELTVFGARHDLHSGNYGNWAPNPAFELARLLSSMKDSTGRVTIAGFYRDVVPLTPDEQQAIAEIPDGDSTLMHRFGFARSEFPGQRLDALDNLPTLNVSGLGAGTVAGQGRTVIPAQAVARLDLRFVKNVTPDAQFARLAAHIQAQGFHLVSGNAPTDRERTTYPLLAKLTRMGGYPAGRTPLTSPIARQAVAAVAAATHTTPARLPSLGGSTPFYLFSDNLGAATVGMPVVNFDDDQHAPNENLRLGNFFDAMTAMRAIVTMK; the protein is encoded by the coding sequence ATGCTCAAGCAGACCGCCGCTTTCGCTCTCATGATCGGCACCGCACTGGCTCCGGCCGGCGCGCAGCAGCCGCCCACGCAGCGATCGGAACTGGCCGAACTGGCCTCGTTCCTGTCCATTCCCAACGTGGCCTCCGACAAGCCGGACATCGCGCGCAACGCCGAGCGGCTCAAAGCGATGTTCGAGCAGCGCGGCTTCCGCATGACGGTGGTCGAGACCCCGGGCTCGCCGGTGCTCCTCGGCGAGCTCGTGCCGGCCGGATCGAAGCCGGCGCGCACGCTCACGTTCTACTTCCATTATGACGGCCAGCCGGTCACGCCGTCGGAGTGGAAGGACTCGGGTCCGTTCCAACCGATCTACCGCGACAAGCCGCTCGAGAACGGCGGCCGCGTGGTCAGCCTGCCGTCCCGCGGACCCATCGATCCCGACTGGCGGCTGTATGCCCGGTCGTCGGCCGACGACAAGGGACCGATCGTCGCCTTCCTCTCCGCCGTGGACCAGGCCCGGGCGGCCGGCCAGCCGATCACGTCCACCATCCGCGTACTCATGGAAGGCGACGAGGAGGCAGGCTCGCCCTCATTGGCCACGGTCGTCACCGAGCACGCCGCCCAGATCCGCAGCGATCTGGTCATCCTCGTGGACGGCCCGCAGCACCCCAGCGGCCGTCCGACGTTCGTGTTCGGCGCCCGCGGCATCATGAGCGCCGAGTTGACCGTATTCGGCGCGCGGCACGACCTGCACAGCGGCAACTATGGGAACTGGGCGCCGAACCCCGCGTTCGAGCTGGCGCGGCTCCTCTCGTCGATGAAGGACAGCACCGGACGCGTGACCATCGCCGGGTTCTACCGCGACGTCGTGCCGCTCACGCCGGACGAGCAGCAGGCGATCGCCGAGATTCCCGACGGCGACTCCACGCTCATGCACCGGTTCGGATTCGCGCGCTCCGAATTCCCCGGCCAGCGTCTCGACGCGCTGGACAACCTGCCCACGCTCAACGTGTCGGGGCTGGGCGCCGGCACGGTGGCCGGCCAGGGCCGCACCGTGATCCCGGCGCAGGCCGTGGCGCGGCTCGATCTCCGGTTCGTGAAGAACGTCACGCCCGACGCGCAATTCGCGCGACTCGCGGCCCACATCCAGGCGCAGGGCTTTCATCTGGTGAGCGGCAACGCGCCCACCGACCGCGAGCGGACCACGTATCCGCTGCTCGCCAAACTCACGCGGATGGGCGGCTATCCGGCCGGCCGCACGCCGCTCACCAGTCCGATCGCGCGGCAGGCCGTGGCGGCGGTGGCCGCCGCCACCCACACCACGCCGGCGCGGCTGCCGTCGCTGGGCGGCTCCACGCCATTCTATTTGTTCTCTGATAATCTGGGCGCGGCCACGGTGGGCATGCCGGTGGTCAACTTCGACGACGACCAGCACGCGCCCAACGAGAACCTGCGGCTCGGCAACTTCTTCGATGCCATGACCGCGATGCGGGCCATCGTGACCATGAAGTAG
- a CDS encoding DUF2249 domain-containing protein, which yields MSRIYAVTPNGEYVEFPANAPVTEVDVREDLRSGREPLSKIMAAVDALPNTDVLHLRATLAPVPLIGMLSERGFVYHMEAHDDDDWSVWFWRAG from the coding sequence ATGAGTCGCATATACGCCGTCACGCCGAACGGGGAGTACGTCGAGTTTCCGGCCAACGCACCGGTGACGGAGGTGGACGTGCGCGAGGACCTGCGATCGGGACGCGAGCCGCTCTCGAAGATCATGGCCGCCGTCGATGCGTTGCCGAACACCGACGTGCTCCACCTGCGAGCCACGCTCGCGCCCGTGCCGCTCATCGGGATGCTGTCCGAGCGTGGATTCGTGTATCACATGGAAGCACACGACGACGACGACTGGTCGGTGTGGTTCTGGCGCGCGGGCTGA
- a CDS encoding Crp/Fnr family transcriptional regulator: protein MDNSAADIRQVLEQIPLFATFGDRALARLASRCVVRTYAAGHVLFSTGEACRGLYVVASGRVKIYRTSPTGREQVLQSEGPGRPVAELPLFDEGPYPASAVTEVESRLIFVPRAEFEALYREDPDVARAVIHELGKRLRHLVHVTETLAFRDVAARLANYLVECAELRGKQTPEGLEIVLDRTQEELSFELGTARESVSRAFKQLSQKGVIELLTRKRIRIPDLAQLRTLGRPGERPHFG from the coding sequence ATGGACAATTCCGCAGCGGACATCAGGCAGGTGCTCGAACAGATTCCACTCTTCGCCACGTTCGGCGACCGCGCCCTGGCGCGGCTGGCCTCGCGCTGCGTGGTCCGCACCTACGCCGCCGGCCACGTGCTGTTCTCCACCGGCGAGGCATGCCGCGGTCTGTACGTCGTCGCCTCGGGGCGCGTGAAGATTTATAGAACCAGCCCCACCGGCCGCGAGCAGGTGCTGCAGAGCGAGGGGCCCGGACGTCCGGTGGCGGAACTGCCCCTGTTCGATGAAGGGCCGTACCCGGCGTCGGCGGTGACCGAAGTGGAATCGCGCCTGATCTTCGTGCCCCGCGCTGAATTCGAGGCGCTGTACCGCGAGGATCCCGACGTTGCGCGCGCCGTGATCCACGAATTGGGCAAGCGGCTCCGGCATCTCGTGCACGTCACCGAGACGTTGGCCTTCCGCGACGTCGCCGCCCGCCTCGCCAACTACCTGGTGGAATGCGCCGAGCTGCGTGGCAAGCAGACGCCCGAGGGCCTGGAGATCGTGCTCGACCGCACGCAAGAAGAGTTGTCGTTCGAACTCGGCACGGCGCGCGAATCGGTGTCGCGGGCGTTCAAGCAGCTGTCGCAGAAGGGCGTCATCGAGTTGCTCACCCGCAAGCGGATCCGCATTCCCGACCTGGCGCAGCTGCGAACCCTGGGACGGCCCGGCGAGCGCCCCCACTTCGGCTAG
- a CDS encoding DUF542 domain-containing protein gives MQAAPALDPGRTVNELIARDPRTIAVFNRFGLDTCCGGGDAIAEAASREGVDLDALLAALRSAMAAP, from the coding sequence ATGCAAGCTGCTCCCGCGCTGGACCCGGGGCGGACCGTGAACGAGTTGATCGCGCGCGATCCGCGCACGATCGCGGTGTTCAATCGCTTCGGGCTGGACACCTGCTGTGGGGGCGGCGATGCGATCGCCGAAGCCGCGAGCCGCGAGGGCGTGGACCTCGATGCGTTGCTCGCCGCGCTCCGCTCGGCCATGGCGGCGCCGTGA
- a CDS encoding cupin domain-containing protein produces the protein MNIYDPAALAAEAVASRADRPATAIVHDAPGARLVVFRIEPGQSVAPHTSTSTVILSVIAGTGLVSGPDGERSVRAGDIVAYAPDERHGMRALAQALVVIATIAPRPGGGS, from the coding sequence GTGAACATCTACGATCCGGCGGCCCTGGCGGCCGAAGCCGTGGCGTCGCGGGCCGACCGACCGGCAACGGCGATCGTGCATGACGCGCCGGGCGCGCGCCTCGTCGTGTTCCGCATCGAGCCCGGCCAATCGGTGGCGCCGCACACGAGCACGTCGACGGTGATCCTGTCGGTGATCGCGGGAACCGGCCTGGTGTCGGGTCCCGACGGGGAGCGCTCGGTGCGCGCTGGCGACATCGTGGCGTATGCGCCTGATGAGCGGCACGGCATGCGGGCGCTCGCGCAGGCGCTCGTCGTGATCGCCACCATCGCGCCGCGGCCGGGCGGCGGCTCCTGA
- a CDS encoding multicopper oxidase domain-containing protein produces MNESNDRPTPLRPAGGDRSTAASSFEASSTRRAFLQRASVLSLALPGLGAALAACGPNAKSGGTESAAAPGGTGAPANPDSKLDTALHTGAAATTAPGAGAASVAYKRFDPTLPPLSGERTLRLHWTARAAPIRVSDDTVVAAWTFEGDTPGPIVHCRVGDTVEVTLTNEADMPHSMDFHAAQINPKVAFRSVAKGQSVTFSFKPRYAGAFMYHCGTAPVLMHIGSGMYGAIIVSPAVPLPPAREFVLVEGEMYLGAAVNGVRPFDYTKMLSTLPDLVAFNGRPDQYARDPIHVKVGDRVRFWVVNAGPTHACAFHVVGEQFDTVYLGAPPDNAIHGVQTFEVAAGGGMGFELVCDVPGEFPFVNHAFGHGQKGAVGFLVVDA; encoded by the coding sequence ATGAACGAATCCAACGATCGTCCCACTCCCCTCCGGCCGGCGGGCGGCGATCGCTCCACCGCGGCCTCGTCGTTCGAGGCGTCGAGCACCCGGCGTGCCTTCCTGCAACGCGCGTCGGTGCTGTCGCTGGCCCTTCCGGGCCTCGGAGCCGCGCTGGCCGCGTGCGGGCCAAACGCCAAGTCGGGCGGCACCGAATCGGCGGCCGCGCCAGGCGGAACGGGCGCGCCGGCCAATCCCGATAGCAAACTCGATACGGCGCTCCATACGGGAGCGGCGGCGACGACGGCGCCGGGCGCCGGGGCGGCGTCGGTGGCCTACAAGCGGTTCGACCCCACGCTGCCGCCGCTGTCGGGCGAGCGGACGCTGCGGCTGCACTGGACGGCCCGCGCGGCGCCGATCCGCGTGTCGGACGACACGGTCGTGGCGGCGTGGACGTTCGAGGGCGACACGCCGGGCCCCATCGTACACTGTCGCGTGGGCGACACGGTGGAGGTCACGCTGACCAACGAAGCCGACATGCCCCATTCGATGGATTTCCACGCGGCGCAGATCAACCCCAAGGTCGCGTTCCGGTCGGTGGCCAAGGGACAGTCGGTGACGTTCAGCTTCAAGCCGCGCTACGCCGGGGCGTTCATGTACCATTGCGGCACGGCGCCGGTGCTGATGCATATCGGATCCGGTATGTACGGGGCGATCATCGTATCGCCCGCCGTGCCGCTCCCGCCGGCCAGGGAGTTCGTGCTCGTCGAGGGCGAGATGTACCTGGGGGCCGCGGTCAATGGCGTGCGGCCGTTCGACTACACCAAGATGCTGTCCACGCTGCCCGATCTCGTGGCGTTCAACGGGCGTCCGGACCAGTATGCCCGCGATCCGATCCATGTGAAGGTGGGCGATCGCGTGCGGTTCTGGGTGGTGAATGCGGGGCCCACCCATGCCTGCGCATTCCACGTCGTGGGGGAGCAGTTCGACACCGTGTACCTCGGAGCGCCGCCGGACAACGCCATTCACGGAGTCCAGACGTTCGAGGTGGCCGCGGGCGGGGGCATGGGCTTCGAACTCGTGTGCGACGTGCCGGGTGAATTCCCATTCGTGAATCATGCGTTCGGCCATGGCCAGAAGGGGGCGGTCGGATTTCTGGTGGTGGACGCGTGA
- a CDS encoding cbb3-type cytochrome c oxidase subunit I, with product MHSLVRRYIKTAIGFLMAGLAIGGWMIVQREIWQQYPGPYEVSAHTHAIFVGFVMMMIMGVALWLFPRPERADARYRPALAGAAYWCVTVGTGARVLAELLRTVAGGGWLRWTVVGSGFLQIAGLAIFFHTMWSRIRAVGSQAREAAGERF from the coding sequence GTGCACTCCCTCGTACGGCGCTATATCAAGACCGCGATCGGCTTCCTGATGGCGGGGCTGGCCATCGGCGGCTGGATGATCGTCCAGCGCGAGATCTGGCAGCAGTACCCGGGCCCGTACGAGGTGAGCGCCCACACGCACGCCATCTTCGTCGGGTTCGTGATGATGATGATCATGGGGGTGGCGCTCTGGCTCTTTCCCAGGCCGGAGCGCGCCGATGCGCGTTACCGGCCGGCGCTGGCCGGCGCGGCGTACTGGTGCGTCACCGTGGGCACCGGGGCCCGCGTGCTGGCGGAACTGCTGCGCACCGTCGCCGGCGGAGGCTGGCTGCGGTGGACCGTGGTGGGCAGTGGGTTCCTGCAGATTGCCGGGCTGGCGATCTTCTTCCATACGATGTGGTCGCGCATTCGCGCCGTGGGGAGCCAGGCGCGCGAAGCCGCCGGCGAGCGCTTCTGA